One part of the Vicia villosa cultivar HV-30 ecotype Madison, WI linkage group LG6, Vvil1.0, whole genome shotgun sequence genome encodes these proteins:
- the LOC131610006 gene encoding hydroxymethylglutaryl-CoA lyase, mitochondrial-like produces the protein MHKIVQRARFSNRNRAPILTHSNLDPSQLVSNFSDRATIDTNSTFSTYAAIDGARRNESLDLREITNTRELRNTFDKYNRNVLSRCLNWTSGAINNHHAASYVVNRHFTADHNDKCTKEFSSKHLKNIPDFVRIVEVGARDGLQNEKVIVPTDVKIELIKLLVSSGLSVVEATSFVSPKWVPQLADAKDVLTAIQDVEGASFPVLTPNLKGFEAAVAAGAKEVAVFPAASESFSKANLNCGIEDNLARCRDIASASRSLKIPVRGYISCVVGCPLEGKIAPAKVAYVAKSLYEMGISEISLGDTIGVGTPGSVIPMLEAVLDVVPIDKLAVHFHDTYGQALSNILISLQMGISTVDSSVSGLGGCPYAKGATGNVATEDVVYMLNGLGVKTNVDLGKLMLAGDFICKHLRRASGSKVATALSKVTNSASKL, from the exons ATGCACAAAATTGTACAAAGGGCGCGATTCTCGAATCGCAATCGCGCACCAATTCTAACACACTCAAACTTGGACCCATCGCAACTTGTTTCCAACTTTTCAGACCGTGCTACCATTGATACAAATTCAACGTTTTCAACTTATGCTGCCATCGACGGAGCTCGCAGAAATGAATCTCTTGATTTGCG GGAAATTACAAACACAAGAGAACTTAGGAACACATTTGACAAATACAATAGAAACGTTTTGTCTCGATGCCTGAACTGGACCTCGGGGGCAATTAATAATCATCATGCAGCCAGCTATGTGGTAAATCGTCATTTTACAGCCGATCACAATGACAAATGCACAAAGGAGTTCTCAAGTAAG CATCTTAAAAATATTCCAGATTTTGTAAGGATAGTGGAGGTTGGTGCAAGGGATGGATTGCAAAATGAGAAGGTTATTGTTCCCACTGATGTgaaaattgaattgataaaaCTGCTAGTTTCTTCGGGGTTGTCTGTTGTTGAGGCTACAAGTTTTGTCTCACCAAAATGGGTGCCACAG TTGGCAGATGCAAAGGATGTATTGACAGCAATTCAAGACGTTGAAGGTGCTAGCTTTCCCGTCTTAACTCCAAATCTCAAA GGTTTTGAGGCAGCTGTTGCTGCTGGAGCTAAGGAAGTGGCTGTTTTTCCTGCTGCTTCTGAATCATTCTCTAAAGCAAATCTCAATTGTGGCATTGAGGATAACCTTGCTCGTTGCCGTGATATTGCTTCAGCTTCTAGAAGCCTCAAGATCCCAGTTCGTGG atacatatcatgtgttgtGGGATGTCCTTTGGAAGGAAAAATTGCTCCCGCAAAAGTAGCATACGTTGCAAAATCACTTTATGAGATGGGGATCTCGGAGATTTCATTAGGGGATACAATTGGTGTTGGCACACCTG GTAGCGTCATTCCTATGCTAGAAGCTGTTCTTGATGTTGTTCCAATTGACAAGCTTGCTGTCCATTTTCACGATACTTATGGTCAGGCACTTTCAAATATTCTAATTTCACTACAG ATGGGGATCAGCACAGTGGATTCATCTGTCTCTGGTCTTGGAGGCTGTCCATATGCGAAGGGTGCAACTGGGAATGTAGCCACTGAAGATGTTGTTTATATGCTGAATGGACTTGGAGTTAAAACTAATGTGGACCTTGGAAAACTTATGCTTGCTGGGGATTTCATCTGCAAGCATTTAAGACGAGCATCTGGTTCAAAAGTTGCAACTGCATTGAGTAAAGTTACAAATAGTGCCTCTAAACTGTGA